The proteins below come from a single Apium graveolens cultivar Ventura unplaced genomic scaffold, ASM990537v1 ctg1217, whole genome shotgun sequence genomic window:
- the LOC141699732 gene encoding two-component response regulator 24-like, whose product MAKKVKSSNKSKLSALVVDDDVVCRTVHCAFLRRHGFETSSVESGRQAVDLIRSGKKIDVIFMDIIMPEMNGVQATRALRAMGVKSMIVGIDCDLDYINEDFMQAGMDRVYEKPMTSEIAISVHQTLLNNNIV is encoded by the exons ATGGCTAAAAAAGTTAAAAGCTCCAACAAGAGTAAACTATCTGCTCTTGTAGTTGATGATGATGTAGTTTGTAGGACTGTTCATTGTGCTTTCCTAAGAAGACATGGATTTGAAACCTCTTCTGTTGAAAGTGGAAGGCAAGCTGTGGATCTCATCCGTTCTGGGAAAAAAATTGACGTTATATTTATGGATATCATAATGCCGGAGATGAATGGTGTTCAg GCTACTAGAGCACTGCGAGCAATGGGAGTGAAGTCAATGATTGTTGGCATTGACTGTGATCTCGACTATATTAATGAAGACTTTATGCAAGCTGGTATGGATCGTGTTTATGAGAAGCCCATGACGTCTGAGATCGCCATCTCTGTGCATCAAACGCTTTTAAATAACAACATTGTGTAA